A DNA window from Carnobacterium funditum DSM 5970 contains the following coding sequences:
- a CDS encoding LacI family DNA-binding transcriptional regulator has translation MVTINDIAKQAGVAKSTVSRYLNGGSVSQKTKEKLGLIVAETGYIPNTFAQSLKAKKTAIIGTIIPRLDSYSANEVLISIDEGLRKKNFQLLITNTNQNSEREIESIYSLASQKVAGILLFATVITEAHKKAIADVGIPVILLGQQAEDLYSIVHDEYDAGFKIGKYATHLGHKNFLYLNVFEADVAVGQLRKKGVLDALKETKDSTVKMIEISFTFEKAYQQVLEVLPSVKASYIICATDNIALAVLKAAHQLKLEIPDVFSLSGFGGYQITTVVSPTITTVKYAYQELGQIAVKNLLLLLEGSTIPKKTVLKNKLIKNESTKKWN, from the coding sequence ATGGTAACAATCAACGATATCGCTAAACAAGCTGGGGTTGCTAAAAGTACCGTTTCCAGATATTTAAATGGTGGATCAGTGAGTCAAAAAACAAAAGAAAAATTAGGCCTAATCGTTGCTGAAACTGGCTATATACCAAATACGTTTGCCCAAAGTCTGAAAGCGAAAAAAACCGCTATTATTGGAACGATTATTCCACGGCTAGATTCTTATTCTGCAAATGAAGTGTTAATTTCTATTGATGAAGGATTAAGAAAGAAAAATTTTCAACTACTAATCACGAATACGAATCAAAATTCTGAGAGAGAAATTGAAAGTATTTATTCATTAGCGAGTCAGAAGGTTGCAGGGATTCTTTTATTTGCAACGGTTATCACAGAAGCACACAAAAAAGCCATTGCTGATGTCGGTATTCCGGTTATTTTATTAGGCCAACAAGCTGAAGACCTTTACTCGATCGTCCACGATGAATATGATGCAGGGTTTAAAATAGGCAAGTATGCTACTCATTTAGGACACAAAAACTTTTTGTACTTGAATGTTTTTGAGGCAGATGTAGCGGTAGGACAACTGCGCAAAAAAGGTGTATTAGATGCGTTAAAGGAAACAAAAGATAGCACAGTAAAAATGATTGAAATAAGTTTTACTTTTGAAAAAGCTTACCAACAAGTTTTAGAAGTATTGCCCTCAGTAAAAGCTTCTTATATTATTTGTGCGACGGATAATATTGCTTTAGCTGTATTAAAAGCTGCACATCAGTTGAAATTAGAGATTCCGGATGTTTTTTCATTATCTGGCTTTGGTGGTTATCAAATTACGACAGTCGTCTCACCAACCATTACGACTGTAAAGTATGCGTATCAAGAGTTAGGTCAAATAGCTGTAAAAAATTTGCTTTTGTTATTGGAAGGATCGACTATTCCAAAGAAAACGGTTTTGAAAAATAAATTAATAAAAAATGAATCGACTAAAAAGTGGAATTAA
- a CDS encoding glycoside hydrolase family 32 protein: MAQNKTMGKYGLGYHITAPKGLLNDPNGLIQFNGVYHVFYQWNQNGTTHTTKSWGHVTSDDLIHWTNQPVALEPDEWFDKDGCYSGSAVSFENKLYLFYTGNVRNEKNERESYQCLAVSEDGIHFEKKGPVIAQPSGYTAHIRDPKVWQEENNDWWMVLGAQKDNLTGDTLIYHSTNLIDWTCKGSLIDHANEDSFMWECPDLVQFEQKAAFIFSPQGLTAKGDEFNNIYQSGYLTGEFKKTGKFLPDDHPFKELDRGFEFYAPQTFQDNNGRYILFGWMGVMEPEVEAAVPTVQDGWIHNLTIPRELLYAEGQLIQRPVVELEKLRQGQPQVIVGKTKESLQLTTLQNEISFNWKEAAGSFAFQIRNEVLVEYDKALRRIQVTRTNWLTNKRETRAVTLKRPLTQMQGFLESSTLELFVNDGEEVFSLRYFPAQEVNTLDISFCETDKEPKITAYSLKQ; the protein is encoded by the coding sequence ATGGCACAGAATAAAACAATGGGAAAATATGGATTGGGGTATCATATCACAGCTCCTAAGGGATTATTAAATGATCCCAACGGATTGATTCAGTTTAATGGGGTGTATCACGTCTTTTACCAATGGAATCAAAACGGCACAACCCATACGACCAAAAGCTGGGGCCATGTTACTTCCGATGACTTAATCCATTGGACTAATCAACCAGTAGCTCTGGAGCCAGATGAATGGTTTGATAAAGATGGCTGTTATTCTGGAAGTGCCGTATCATTTGAAAATAAACTGTATTTATTTTATACCGGTAATGTCCGAAATGAAAAAAATGAACGCGAAAGTTATCAGTGTTTAGCAGTCTCAGAAGATGGAATACATTTCGAAAAAAAAGGACCAGTCATAGCTCAACCAAGTGGTTATACAGCACACATAAGAGATCCAAAAGTGTGGCAAGAAGAGAATAACGATTGGTGGATGGTGTTAGGCGCTCAAAAAGATAACCTAACAGGGGATACGTTAATTTACCATTCAACCAACCTAATCGATTGGACTTGTAAAGGCTCTCTAATAGATCATGCTAATGAGGATAGTTTTATGTGGGAATGTCCAGATTTAGTGCAATTCGAACAGAAAGCTGCCTTTATCTTTTCTCCACAAGGACTAACGGCTAAAGGAGATGAGTTTAATAATATTTACCAATCTGGGTATTTAACAGGTGAATTCAAAAAAACAGGTAAGTTTTTACCAGATGATCATCCGTTTAAAGAATTGGATAGAGGCTTTGAATTCTATGCCCCTCAAACTTTCCAAGATAATAACGGAAGATATATTTTATTTGGCTGGATGGGTGTAATGGAACCTGAAGTTGAAGCAGCCGTTCCAACTGTTCAAGATGGTTGGATTCATAATTTAACCATTCCAAGAGAGTTGCTGTATGCTGAGGGACAACTAATACAGCGACCGGTAGTGGAGTTGGAAAAATTAAGGCAAGGTCAACCTCAAGTTATCGTAGGAAAGACCAAAGAATCGTTGCAACTAACCACACTGCAAAATGAAATTTCGTTCAATTGGAAAGAGGCAGCAGGATCATTCGCTTTTCAAATCAGGAATGAAGTGTTGGTCGAATACGATAAAGCGTTGCGTCGTATTCAAGTGACTCGTACAAACTGGCTCACTAATAAGAGAGAGACGCGTGCAGTTACGCTCAAGCGGCCATTGACTCAGATGCAAGGGTTTCTCGAAAGCTCCACACTCGAACTTTTTGTTAATGATGGAGAAGAAGTATTTTCTTTACGTTATTTTCCAGCACAAGAAGTGAATACACTTGATATTTCTTTTTGTGAAACAGACAAAGAGCCAAAAATAACGGCCTATTCTTTAAAGCAATAA